ATTAAGAGAAGAAACAATATAACTCACAGATCCACAAGTTAAGAGCGAGCCAACTCACCAGGAAGATTTTCGGGGTGAGTGTAACATATGCCCTCGTCGCCTTCTAGAGTTGGGATAAATTCATCAATGAACAAGTGTGGTTCTGAATCCCCCGCATCACATTTTGCAGCCAAATGTTCCAACAGCTCAACATCAGAGGGATCAAACTTCACACCAACAGGAAGGCCAGGCCATTCATGAGAAACCTGAATAGGGGGAGGGTGTACATATTAATTTCACAAGAATAACCAATTTTAGCCACAACGGAGCCAGCTCCGTGGAATTCACCAACATTCAAGTCACGAGAAAATTTCAGTTGTTAAATATCGAATAAGATATTGTCTTATAACTTTCATATTACGAACTCTATTTTGAACAGGATGAAAAATTGGGACCCATGAATAAAAATTGAGACTTTATTTTATGCTTAATAGTCGGAAAACTAGTCGGATTGTTAAAAATATTGGAGCTCACATCTATATTGTCTATGCGATGATGACAATTTGGACATTCCTTATTTGCTCCACAATCTTTGATTTGGTATGCAGCCGGAAGACCTGCATTTTTCACTTTCTTTGCAATTCCTTTGCCATCAATAAGCCATGTCCTGCACCATTTATACGGCCAAGCTAAACAAAAGAAACACATttgaaccaaaaaaataaatgcattCACAAGAAACAGCTGCGGAACTTCAACCTAGAAGTTAAAGTTGTGCATGATACCATACCTGCAGATGTGAAAGGAAAAAAGACAGCTAAACTTTATGCTAAAAGGGCGTGCGTATGCAGCATCAAGAAGAGCACATTTTTAAGACTCAACCAACTGTTACAGAAATGAAGTCGAGATAATCCTCTAAATTTATGGTGGTCCCTCGATTTTGAATTGAAAAGTAATCAACTTTAACTCGGGAAGATAACAAATATCGCTCTCAGATTGCCAAGATTAAACCAGAAACAACATTTCAACCCACTACACAACATACATTCATCTAAACAAAAACCCATTTCGCTGATTTCGATTCTACAAAATATTTCCAGCTATTGTGATGATATTGCCCTTCACTTCTTAATTTGCAATATAGAACACCCATTTCTACACCCCCAAACCCTTCCCGACACTCCCTCCTAAAGAGTAAAGAGGTCTAAAAGTTTCGGcaaaaacttaaaaacaaaaacaaattgaaggcatattcaataaaatattatcttttgATTGAGCTCATAAGTACAGCTCCTAACTCTTTCTTAGGTACTATCGTGGCTAATAATCGAAACCCAGAAATCTTAAATCAAGAACGAAAAAATGTAAGTGTACCCGATACATTCTCTACCCATTAAATCACTTTGAAGCATTCccaggaaaaaagaaaagaaggaacCATTCACATTCAAAATCTTCGATTGGTAATCCAAGATTAGATTATCCCCTTTCCATTCCAATAACTTAAAGGGAAAACTACAAATTCACATAGAAATCCATGTCTCAATTTACCTAGCCATGATTTAGGACAAAATAAGCACAACGGTGATCAGAATGCGTTCGAAGCTGCGAAGAGACTGAACTTCCCTCTTCTCTCTACCTAGCTTTGTGAGTCATTGGTAAACGAGCGGGAAACTCCCGCTTTGGTTTGGAACGAGTCTCGTCATATTTGAACCCGAGGCATGTGTGAGTATGAGATCGACATAAACGCGCCGCACCGCGGGCCCACGTTTTACCGGAGCTAACTCCGAGCCTCAGCCTCGGACAGAACTTCGCAGTGGGTCAGGAAATTGTCTCTGGTTACGTAAGACTTGCCCTCCAAGTTATTAATAGAATGTTGGAGACACCATTTGCCAAAAGCGTTTTAGGATAACCAATTAGGTTTTTCCCTTAAAAATAAGGAAcagtaaattttttattttatatatatatatgatattatgaaataaataaatatatataagatattatgaaataatataaatagtTATTTATGTGAAGAATATATTtacaacatataataaaattataagagTGTTTTTAATTCTTAGAGTTGTCCAATATTTTTAACTGTTTATTATTTAgatcttttacaataaattcttttttaaaaatttacttcTTTATATAGGATTCCAACCAACTTAAAGAACatgatttaatatttgattttttatattaaataaatattcagaATTAAAATCTAGTGTGTCTTGGATTCCCTTACCAGTTAGCATACAGAAAGGACATTTGGTGATGGGATAACTGATTTGACTGTAACACGTGCATTGCATTGCACAATGACCCTTGGATTAACTTGCATTACAAATGAATTCTTTGATTATAATCAACATTGGATTCAATCTTTCCTCCCCCTCATATATCATCTTGTCGCAGATGAACACAATTGTTATGATGCGACTTCATTCAAGAAAATTTCAAGAATATCGACCATGTTTGGCGAAGACTAGCAGCACATGCTAAAACAGAAGAACCCTCTTGGCTTGTTTTCCATCGGTGTCTTGGGTGTGTAGCTCGTGTCGTCACATTTAGCCATCAACGAGCTTGTGCCTGGAGACTCTGGCGGGAAGGTGATGTTCTGGGAAGAGAAAATCATTTGTGGCAAAACTGGTGGTGAAATTGTTGATAGATAATGCAGGAGCATGTGTATTATCTGAGTGAAGTTGGGCCGAGTGTTCGGATCATCTTTCCAACATGAAGTCACTATTAAAGCTAAATCCTCTGGTAGATCATTTGCACTTGGCCTTACATTCTGATCAGAAATAAGAGACAAATAACAAATTAGAACATGGTTTGGTTTATTTTGGTCTAAGAAAATTCGTATATCGGAGAGACAGAAGGTGATTTTTACTTTAAAAGCCGCGGCATAGGCTGCTTGTAAATTTGACATGCCTTCAAAGGGTAACTTATTATGTATCAGTTCCCACAGCACAATTGCGAAACTGTAAGCATCCACCTTATGGTTGTAATGCTTCTTTTCTCCACGTCTCAAGGTGACTGTGCTATAGAGCTGGAaccaatatttttgaaaaaattgaagaattttTCAGTACTAACGTTGACCACAAAAATCGTACATAAtggaaaaaaattgataaagtACCTCCGGAGCCATCCAGCGATAGGTTCCAGTCTCGGCCGTCATCATTTCTGTCAATGTTTCTTCTCTTGCTAAACCAAAATCCGCGAGTTTTACAGTTTTATGATCTGCTGTCAAGAGTAAGTTTTCTGCAGAAAAAATTGAGTACTTCTGTTATATATTAATACACGAGCGTAGACCCGACCACCACTCCCAAGATCCATAAAACCAAAACCGGAACTGTATCTCGAAAACCAGAATGGTTTCGATTCCAAAACCGGAACCGTGGACTTACTAAAGACATGAGATGCTCTCCCAGAGCATTTTGCAGGGGGGTAAAACTATAACTTCTCTTGCCCAGACGGGCTGGAAATCAGGTTGTAACAATATCTAATCATTTCTATTAAATCAATGTCACATAAAAGAATACGCATGTATTTTGATGATCACCACAATAGTTCGATATATGATAAATGTGACAGACACAAAGTAGACTGGTTTTCATATGCATCTGACAACCCAAAGAAGAGAAAATGAAACATACCAGGTTTCAGGTCACGGTGTATAATTCCGTGTGAGTGCAAACACTCCATGGCACGAGCTATGTCGAGAGCAAATCCAACGGAAACTCGCATGTCCAGACACCTTGGCCTCATATTTAGCAAGTACTTCCGCAAAGTCCCACCAAGGAGAAGCTCAGTTACTATCACCATCACAGGTTCTTTACAAGCTCCGATAAACTGTATCATAACAATATAGTCTCAGACACCGACAATTTTTATGATCACCAAAATGGAAGCAGGGGCAGACCAAAAGGAGGCTGCCAATAACTTCCAACCAAAAACTTCAAGTGCCATTTTTTAGGTTTCTCATGCAGAAGTTCTTAGCCTAAAAAGGACACGGCATCCAGGATTATAAGTGCAAATAGCAAATGTAAAACACAACCTTGACCAAGTTCTTGTGTTGGACTCGAGACAGCATCTCAACTTCTCTTCCAAACCTGGCGTCCCTCTTAGCGATCTCTTCGGGCTTTTCTCCTCTGTGAGCAATTTTGATGGCCACATTCTGGTTTTTATATCTGAAAGATTGTGATTAATAGAAGGCAAGTTAATTTCTTCATGATCAGCCAATATAGCAAAATATATGTTCCAGAGCAACAACCTAgttaacaaaatgaaaatatcatccTATATCATacaatttgaaatcataattcataaataCAATATCTTCGAGTACAACACAAACGGACCGATATATTTAGTAATGCGCGATTTAGATTCTCAGGTAAAAGTTTTGCTGGATATTTAAATCTTGGCAAACATTAAACGATAATTTCAACCTCTTGTTAAGTCAAAGTTAAAATTACAAGAAACACACAAATCTTGAAGCAAGGTAACCAATTCCTTGTATAATTTCCTAATTTTCAGCTCTTTTCTCAGGATTAGAGATCAAGATTCAGACAGAAGATAAGTCAACTTACTTTCCCTCGTACACTTTGGCATGAGCTCCTTCTCCAATCTTGGGTCCAACAAGAAGAAGCTTGGGATCAATCAACCACTTGAAGTCTAA
The Primulina huaijiensis isolate GDHJ02 unplaced genomic scaffold, ASM1229523v2 scaffold4153, whole genome shotgun sequence genome window above contains:
- the LOC140969436 gene encoding serine/threonine-protein kinase STY13-like, yielding MGSGNGFYSGAEFCLDFKWLIDPKLLLVGPKIGEGAHAKVYEGKYKNQNVAIKIAHRGEKPEEIAKRDARFGREVEMLSRVQHKNLVKFIGACKEPVMVIVTELLLGGTLRKYLLNMRPRCLDMRVSVGFALDIARAMECLHSHGIIHRDLKPENLLLTADHKTVKLADFGLAREETLTEMMTAETGTYRWMAPELYSTVTLRRGEKKHYNHKVDAYSFAIVLWELIHNKLPFEGMSNLQAAYAAAFKNVRPSANDLPEDLALIVTSCWKDDPNTRPNFTQIIHMLLHYLSTISPPVLPQMIFSSQNITFPPESPGTSSLMAKCDDTSYTPKTPMENKPRGFFCFSMCC